The Anopheles marshallii chromosome X, idAnoMarsDA_429_01, whole genome shotgun sequence genome includes a window with the following:
- the LOC128717962 gene encoding uncharacterized protein LOC128717962, translating into MTSLDSDSNVPVDPRVQIELEKLNEATDNINKYEVDLDEAKNEFRELLRESAEKIKAVAKKVGNSIDAAKPYYEARLYASQLAKETQQCALNFDKAKSVHAAAKEMVYLAEQGLGEKSTLDTACQEMLTHATTRVNESQNECTEMRNVLKISELKLEVANNRVCKLHSQLKGAIRASSFDIRRNLLLMNIIAYQHELLFLPYYELRANYNALLLEQKQKVVELETKVAESKLRYNEALSNLERISEEIHRQRKARANSLDEDGGGSGSSSSSAVTGRGGKMLATMHLPFSNSPSAARIDSNDEYLEFPAKLSIKASPIKQKYLDKLDCPHLLKDFARKTSPSGESDSDNYQFSPNPTIDDITNMSSEDIEQWTEIRLSNSNSSSSGYSQHNSLVLEDAPTPQDETTDSSSEDSPKAKTRIIKMETYQPEGGTRRTDGIAGWIAKTGSVVGSAASGSNAGSNTSSNSTTASTGRRQSLDIIIDTGDRVKDVFAQGIQRIGKTLERRNSESEVARDESAGSDFFLFQRSDPAKDGLSDEQVENLLLDQDCSDIFQNVVNISK; encoded by the exons ATGACGTCGTTGGACAGTGACAGCAACGTTCCGGTGGATCCTAGAGTGCAG ATTGAGTTGGAAAAACTAAACGAAGCAACcgacaacatcaacaaatacGAAGTCGATCTTGAC gaagcaaaaaatgaaTTCCGCGAGCTGCTGAGGGAAAGTGCGGAAAAGATAAAGGCGGTCGCGAAAAAGGTTGGCAATTCGATCGATGCGGCGAAACCATACTACGAGGCACGGCTGTACGCCTCCCAG CTGGCGAAGGAAACGCAGCAGTGTGCGCTTAACTTCGACAAAGCGAAATCGGTACATGCCGCGGCCAAGGAGATGGTGTACCTGGCAGAACAAGGGTTGGGCGAAAAGTCCACGCTCGATACGGCTTGCCAGGAGATGCTAACGCACGCCACTACCCGTGTCAACGAGAGCCAGAACGAGTGTACCGAAATGCGGAACGTGCTAAAGATAAGCGAACTAAAGCTGGAGGTGGCCAACAACCGGGTCTGTAAGCTGCACTCCCAGCTCAAGGGTGCCATCCGGGCGTCAAG TTTCGATATCCGGCGCAATCTTTTGTTGATGAACATTATTGCCTACCAGCATGAGTTGCTTTTCCT ACCGTACTATGAGCTGCGAGCCAACTATAACGCGCTGCTGCTGGAACAGAAGCAGAAGGTGGTGGAGCTCGAAACGAAGGTAGCCGAATCGAAGCTACGATACAACGAGGCCTTGTCGAACCTAGAACGCATCTCGGAGGAGATCCACCGGCAGCGTAAGGCACGTGCCAACAGTCTGGACGAGGATGGCGGCGGTTCCGGATCGTCCTCATCGTCGGCCGTGACCGGAAGGGGCGGTAAGATGCTTGCGACGATGCACCTCCCGTTCAGCAACTCACCGTCAGCGGCGCGCATCGACAGCAACGATGAATATCTGGAGTTCCCGGCCAAACTGTCGATCAAGGCGAGTCCGATCAAGCAAAAGTATCTGGACAAGCTGGACTGTCCCCATCTGCTGAAGGACTTTGCGCGCAAAACGAGCCCAAGCGGTGAGAGCGACTCGGACAACTATCAGTTCTCGCCGAATCCAACGATCGATGACATTACGAACATGTCGTCGGAAGACATTGAACAGTGGACGGAGATACGGTTGTCCAACTCGAACAGTAGCAGCTCGGGGTATTCGCAGCATAACTCGCTAGTGCTGGAGGATGCACCGACACCGCAGGACGAAACGACCGATTCATCGTCGGAGGATAGCCCGAAAGCGAAGACGCGCATTATCAAGATGGAAACTTATCAGCCAGAAGGAGGGACGCGACGTACGGACGGTATTGCTGGGTGGATCGCAAAAACGGGTAGCGTCGTCGGTTCGGCGGCGTCCGGTTCGAACGCGGGCAGCAACACAAGCAGTAactccaccaccgccagcaccGGGCGGCGCCAGAGCCTGGACATCATCATCGATACCGGTGACCGGGTGAAGGATGTGTTCGCGCAGGGCATCCAGCGCATCGGCAAAACACTCGAGCGGCGCAACAGCGAATCGGAGGTCGCCCGGGACGAATCCGCCggaagtgatttttttctcttccagcgCTCGGATCCTGCAAAGGATGGTCTGTCGGATGAGCAGGTGGAGAACCTTCTTCTAGATCAAGACTGCTCCGACATCTTTCAGAACGTGGTAAACATATCAAAATGA
- the LOC128708873 gene encoding AH receptor-interacting protein, which translates to MDCSPPDTLILKSIVHTGTKVVPFRDGTRVKFHYQTRKCDESRTLIDDSRTQQKPMELVLGKKFKLEVWESIVQQMALHEVARFRCDKSLVMQYPFVSKTIRDAQKPREERKHCCGMTVQNEGIGYKDLDELFTNPQDLEFTIEILSIESPEEYEKESWQLSDNEKRSLVEKLREQGNAAYKANNLTAALEAYSYATGIIEQLMLKEKPHEPEWNELAQMKVPLLLNYSQCKLYEKDYYAVIEHCTEVLKYDQNCVKAWFRRGRAHAGAWNFDRARTDFEHAAELDSNLQPSVRKELAKLQEQQRLRDIEDKLKYQKLF; encoded by the exons ATGGATTGCAGCCCACCGGATACGCTGATACTGAAATCAATCGTACACACGGGCACGAAGGTGGTTCCGTTTCGTGATGGCACAAGG GTAAAATTTCACTATCAAACGAGAAAATGTGACGAATCGCGAACGCTCATTGACGACAGTCGAACGCAGCAGAAACCAATGGAGCTAGTGTTGGGCAAAAAGTTCAAGCTCGAGGTGTGGGAATCGATTGTACAGCAGATGGCCCTGCACGAGGTGGCACGGTTCCGATGTGACAAATCGCTCGTGATGCAGTACCCGTTCGTGTCGAAAACGATTCGTGACGCACAGAAACCGCGAGAAGAACGGAAACACTGCTGCGGCATGACCGTACAGAACGAGGGCATCGGGTACAAAGATCTGGACGAGCTGTTCACCAACCCACAGGACCTGGAGTTCACCATCGAGATATTGTCGATCGAAAGCCCGGAAGAGTACGAGAAAGAATCGTGGCAGCTAAGTGACAACGAGAAGCGGTCGCTGGTGGAGAAGCTCCGCGAACAGGGTAATGCAGCGTACAAAGCGAATAACCTAACCGCCGCCCTGGAGGCGTACTCGTACGCTACAGGCATTATCGAGCAGTTGATGCTGAA GGAGAAACCGCACGAACCGGAATGGAATGAGCTGGCTCAGATGAAGGTTCCACTGTTGTTAAACTACTCGCAGTGCAAGCTGTACGAGAAGGATTACTATGCCGTGATCGAGCACTGTACCGAGGTGCTGAAGTACGATCAGAACTGCGTGAAGGCGTGGTTCCGGCGCGGCAGGGCCCACGCCGGTGCCTGGAACTTTGATCGTGCGCGCACCGACTTTGAACATGCTGCCGAGCTGGACTCCAACCTGCAGCCTTCCGTGCGTAAGGAGCTGGCCAAGTTGCAGGAACAACAGCGCCTAAGGGATATAGAGGATAAGTTAAAGTATCAGAAGCTTTTttag
- the LOC128712469 gene encoding uncharacterized protein LOC128712469, which yields MEAFINEMVEPRVFDLIVLILPKWRLLLYIYLMNIVIFTPVYVFGALVSNEPELELICPPVMLLGFNLVHRAVFRFSNERNTRTLLLGIATLSVGISASGLVAMLCTPHYLLMVLLYSVVGGFGYQLVFSRTWKILAKIFNARKEMFVIKFLHSCGQATSLLVLLVCFQVPWDGYIYGVLLLLLAGVVLHLVPLTILVAGEKGRLRSDLDVLVQLTEKGNESYYAHVATRAMPDVKPELPATNPAVRDPDTSTPPLTWKNPASFSATLHHINGDSANGGAHHSQPRDYAYRECEEALLNRQEGKCYNQDGVEILEMILEEDETVPDAGEETDTGTDPDSCSVATQPGATGKWRWLGQLCGAIVGASRALDLNFRPSVNVRLATATRSALGDWRCCSCALLKATDTSIFVLFLCILPRLNVHYYQQQTRARHMTLLAVVVISSAWAGASFLLLCCELRFRKLHERLLVFGLFFQAFGYFCVYTIRSNFWTFAGCMLIGVGHSIACAYQEAVIKQQLGQHRWTTAKAGIGLLAGVTVLVLGAVANVFYVYGPIDQLLLTLLLIYSAAGAFWIACSCRILFI from the exons ATGGAGGCATTCATCAATGAGATGGTGGAACCGCGCGTCTTCGATCTGATCGTGCTGATACTGCCGAAATGGAGGCTGCTGCTGTACATCTACCTAATGAAT ATAGTAATCTTTACGCCGGTGTACGTGTTCGGTGCGCTCGTCAGCAACGAGCCAGAACTGGAGCTCATCTGTCCGCCGGTAATGCTGCTCGGCTTCAATCTCGTGCACCGGGCGGTGTTTCGGTTTAGCAACGAGCGGAACACCCGCACCCTGCTGCTCGGCATCGCCACCCTCAGCGTCGGAATCTCAGCGAGCGGTTTGGTCGCCATGTTGTGTACGCCCCACTAtctgctgatggtgctgctgtacAGTGTCGTTGGAG GTTTCGGCTACCAGCTGGTATTCTCGCGCACGTGGAAGATACTGGCGAAGATTTTTAACGCCCGAAAGGAGATGTTTGTGATCAAGTTTTTGCACTCGTGCGGTCAGGCCACTAGCCTTCTGGTGTTGCTGGTCTGCTTTCAGGTGCCGTGGGACGGTTACATCTACGGCGTGCTGCTGTTACTGCTGGCCGGCGTTGTGCTACATCTCGTACCGCTGACGATACTGGTGGCGGGCGAGAAGGGCCGACTGCGCAGCGATCTCGATGTGCTGGTGCAACTCACCGAGAAGGGCAACGAGTCGTACTATGCGCACGTTGCGACCAGAGCGATGCCAGACGTGAAGCCGGAGCTTCCCGCCACAAACCCAGCAGTACGCGACCCGGACACATCGACACCACCGCTGACGTGGAAGAATCCAGCCAGTTTCAGTGCAACCCTCCACCACATCAATGGAGATTCGGCGAATGGAGGCGCACACCACTCGCAACCGCGGGACTACGCTTACAGGGAGTGCGAGGAGGCGCTTCTGAACCGGCAGGAGGGCAAGTGCTACAATCAAGACGGTGTTGAAATTCTCGAGATGATACTGGAGGAAGATGAAACCGTGCCGGATGCGGGTGAAGAAACAGACACCGGGACAGACCCGGACAGCTGCTCGGTGGCAACACAGCCCGGTGCGACCGGCAAATGGCGCTGGTTAGGCCAGCTGTGCGGGGCGATCGTTGGCGCGTCCCGTGCGTTAGATCTCAATTTTCGCCCAAGCGTCAATGTGCGGCTCGCGACAGCAACGCGCAGTGCGCTCGGCGACTGGCGGTGTTGCAGCTGCGCGCTCCTCAAGGCGACCGACACCAGCATCTTTGTGCTGTTTCTGTGCATACTGCCGCGGTTGAACGTGCACTACTACCAGCAGCAGACCCGGGCCCGCCACATGACCCTGCTGGCGGTGGTCGTAATATCGTCGGCCTGGGCCGGTGCTTCCTTTCTGCTGCTCTGCTGCGAGCTGCGGTTCCGCAAGCTGCACGAGCGTCTGCTCGTGTTCGGGCTGTTCTTCCAGGCGTTTGGGTACTTCTGCGTGTACACCATCCGGTCGAACTTTTGGACGTTTGCCGGTTGCATGCTGATCGGTGTCGGCCACTCGATCGCCTGCGCGTACCAGGAAGCCGTCATCAAGCAACAGCTCGGCCAGCATCGTTGGACGACCGCCAAGGCGGGCATCGGTCTGCTCGCCGGTGTGACCGTGCTCGTGCTGGGTGCGGTCGCCAACGTGTTCTACGTGTACGGTCCCATCGATCAACTGCTGCTGACGTTGCTGCTCATCTACAGTGCTGCCGGTGCCTTCTGGATCGCTTGCAGCTGTCGGATATTATTCATCTAG
- the LOC128718648 gene encoding cytoplasmic dynein 1 light intermediate chain 2 — protein sequence MEILTQSQVHGLTTPTTAARKKDAEAKENLWSSILSEVQTQSNTKLPSNKSVLVLGDNASGKTTLIAKLQGVEDPKKGSGLEYAYIDVRDEYRDDVTRLSVWILDGDPGHNNLLKFALNEQNFPHTLVILTLSMTTPWSWVDQLQHWMKILDDHIAGLKIDPEEKQQCQARLTTEWQNYCETIDDLDPGSPIKRTNRLPSVDDELDALPLPEGVLTTNLGLDVVVVVTKTDYMTTLEKELDYRDEHFDFMQQWIRRFCLMYGASLFYTSVKEDKNCDLLYKYLTHRIYGLPFRTPALVVEKDAVLIPAGWDNMKKISILYENMQSCKPDDYYNDIIAQPPSRKTVSNRESEIQTEDEQAFLARQQQLLQQGQTPTRGESPLRSQPSNGTKTTPRTPVAAGAQGSPKKVDGKLTPGTQSGEGVLANFFNSLLHKKSVSPGSAAAAAAAGGVTGTGSPLSASSSPSSLSPRSNVINGTTDTVSASDKISMRTDAALELDRLARSVKKDLDYSAAQSDC from the exons ATGGAAATTTTAACGCAGTCACAGGTGCATGGGCTCACCACCCCCACGACGGCAGCCCGAAAGAAGGATGcggaagcgaaggaaaaccTCTG GTCGTCCATCCTGAGCGAGGTGCAAACACAGAGTAATACCAAGCTGCCGTCGAACAaatcggtgctggtgctgggcGATAATGCGAGCGGCAAAACTACCCTCATTGCTAAGCTGCAGGGCGTCGAGGATCCAAAGAAGGGATCCGGCCTAGAGTACGCTTACATCGACGTACGGGACGAATATCGAGATG ATGTCACACGTCTGAGCGTTTGGATTCTGGATGGTGATCCAGGACACAACAATCTGCTCAAGTTCGCCCTCAACGAACAGAACTTCCCGCACACGCTCGTCATACTGACCCTGTCGATGACGACACCGTGGAGCTGGGTGGATCAGCTGCAACACTGGATGAAGATACTGGACGATCACATTGCAGGGCTAAAGATTGATCCAG AGGAAAAACAGCAGTGTCAGGCACGGTTAACGACGGAATGGCAGAACTACTGCGAAACAATCGACGATCTCGATCCGGGCTCGCCAATCAAGCGCACGAACCGGTTGCCTTCGGTGGACGACGAGCTGGACGCGTTGCCCCTACCGGAAGGCGTCCTTACGACCAACCTAGGCCTCGATGTGGTCGTCGTCGTTACCAAG ACCGACTATATGACCACGCTGGAGAAGGAGCTCGATTATCGGGATGAGCATTTTGACTTCATGCAGCAGTGGATCCGGCGGTTCTGTTTGATGTACGGTGCGTCACTCTTCTACACCAGCGTGAAGGAGGACAAAAACTGCGATCTACTCTACAAATACCTCACGCATCGGATTTACGGTTTACCATTCCGGACGCCCGCGCTGGTCGTTGAGAAGGATGCGGTGCTAAT ACCGGCCGGTTGGGACAATATGAAAAAGATCAGCATACTGTACGAAAACATGCAGTCCTGTAAACCGGACGATTATTACAACGATATTATTGCACAACCGCCTTCGAGAAAG ACTGTTTCGAACCGTGAGAGCGAAATTCAAACCGAGGATGAGCAAGCATTCCTTGCCCGCCAACAGCAGCTGCTCCAGCAGGGCCAGACGCCAACGCGGGGCGAATCGCCGCTCCGGTCGCAGCCCAGCAACGGTACCAAGACCACCCCACGGACTCCGGTGGCCGCTGGTGCCCAGGGCTCACCAAAGAAG GTCGATGGTAAGCTTACTCCCGGCACGCAAAGCGGTGAAGGTGTGCTGGCAAACTTTTTCAACTCTCTGCTGCACAAGAAGTCTGTTTCGCCCGGGTCGGCTGCGGCAGCGGCCGCTGCCGGTGGTGTTACCGGCACCGGCAGTCCGCTCAGTGCGTCCAGCTCACCTTCCTCGCTGTCACCGCGCTCTAACGTAATAAACGGCACGACCGATACGGTGTCGGCGAGCGACAAGATTAGCATGCGCACTGATGCCGCCCTCGAGCTGGACCGTCTCGCACGGAGCGTCAAAAAGGATCTGGACTACTCGGCGGCACAGTCCGACTGCTGA